A single region of the Solwaraspora sp. WMMD406 genome encodes:
- a CDS encoding ArsA-related P-loop ATPase, which yields MGVSEESPGSAAARWPSRLHVVTGKGGTGKTSVAAALALALAGAGRRTLLAEVEGRQGIAQLFGLEPLPYQERRIATSAAGGEVRALAVDPEEALLEYLDMFYKLGAAGRALRRFGAIDFATTIAPGLRDVLLTGKVKEATTRMVDRRRVYDAVVLDAPPTGRIGRFLNVTAETARLAKVGPIKTQSEGVAALLRSPMTAVHVVTLLEEMPVQETIDAVTELTGLGIPIGNVIVNAARPPLLDGRQVTQAELRRGLAAAGLPTDRETVAGLRLEAQEHLTRRALEESLQTDLQELDRPVVTLPLLADGVSRAGLDALADVLLGRSGPD from the coding sequence GTGGGGGTTAGCGAAGAGTCGCCCGGATCGGCGGCGGCCCGGTGGCCGTCGCGTTTGCACGTGGTCACCGGCAAGGGTGGCACCGGCAAGACGAGTGTCGCCGCCGCGCTCGCCCTGGCTCTGGCCGGGGCGGGACGGCGCACCCTGCTCGCCGAGGTGGAGGGCCGGCAGGGCATCGCGCAGCTGTTCGGCCTGGAGCCCTTGCCGTACCAGGAGCGCCGGATCGCCACCTCGGCCGCTGGCGGCGAGGTGCGGGCGCTGGCCGTCGACCCCGAAGAGGCGCTGCTCGAATACCTCGACATGTTCTACAAGCTGGGCGCGGCGGGTCGAGCGTTGCGCCGGTTCGGGGCGATCGACTTCGCCACCACGATCGCCCCCGGCCTGCGGGACGTGCTGCTGACCGGCAAGGTCAAGGAAGCCACCACCAGGATGGTGGACCGGCGTCGGGTCTACGACGCGGTGGTGTTGGACGCGCCGCCGACCGGCCGGATCGGGCGGTTCCTCAACGTGACCGCGGAAACCGCCCGGCTGGCGAAGGTCGGACCGATCAAGACGCAGAGCGAAGGTGTGGCGGCGCTGCTGCGCTCACCGATGACGGCGGTGCACGTGGTGACGCTGTTGGAGGAGATGCCGGTGCAGGAGACGATCGACGCGGTCACCGAGCTGACCGGCCTGGGCATTCCGATCGGCAACGTGATCGTCAACGCGGCCCGCCCGCCGCTGCTGGACGGGCGCCAGGTCACCCAGGCCGAACTTCGTCGAGGGCTCGCGGCGGCCGGCCTACCCACCGACCGGGAGACGGTGGCCGGTCTGCGCCTGGAGGCACAGGAGCATCTGACCCGACGGGCGTTGGAAGAGTCGTTGCAGACCGATCTGCAGGAGTTGGATCGGCCGGTCGTGACGTTGCCGCTGCTCGCCGACGGGGTGTCCCGAGCCGGTCTGGACGCGCTCGCCGACGTGTTACTCGGCCGTTCCGGGCCGGACTGA
- a CDS encoding ArsA-related P-loop ATPase gives MPPDHAAPPLDVDRILADPGVRIVVCCGAGGVGKTTTAAALALRAAERHGRRTVVLTIDPARRLAQSLGLTELDNTPRQVKGIDVEASGGELHAMMLDMKRTFDEVVLEHTDAAKAAEIFANPFYQAMSSTFAGTQEYMAMEKLGQLHAGGEWDLIVVDTPPSRSALDFLDAPARLSRFLDGRMLRLLMAPARAGGRSMFSLVTASFGMFSRIVQKVLGAQLLSDLSGFVAALDSMFGGFRQRAEQTYRILQARETAFLLVAAPEPDAVREAAFFAGRLGAERMPLAGLVLNRVHRPMPGLSAATSLSAAARLDQSGEHGATADALRVHAALAQQAQREEKVAAMFTDAFPDVPMTEVRALPADVHDVDGLRTIGAAISQSG, from the coding sequence GTGCCTCCTGATCACGCAGCGCCACCACTGGACGTCGACCGGATCCTGGCCGATCCGGGCGTACGGATTGTGGTCTGTTGCGGCGCGGGCGGAGTGGGCAAGACCACCACCGCCGCCGCGCTGGCTCTGCGCGCCGCCGAGCGGCACGGCCGGCGTACGGTGGTGCTCACCATCGATCCGGCCCGCCGGCTGGCCCAGTCGCTCGGCCTGACCGAGCTGGACAACACGCCCCGGCAGGTCAAGGGGATCGACGTGGAAGCCAGCGGTGGCGAGTTGCACGCCATGATGCTGGACATGAAGCGCACCTTCGACGAGGTGGTGCTGGAGCACACCGACGCGGCGAAGGCGGCGGAGATCTTCGCCAATCCGTTCTATCAGGCGATGAGCTCGACCTTTGCCGGTACGCAGGAGTACATGGCGATGGAGAAGCTCGGGCAGTTGCACGCCGGCGGCGAGTGGGACCTGATCGTGGTGGACACTCCGCCGTCGCGGTCGGCGTTGGATTTCCTGGACGCTCCGGCCCGGTTGTCCCGGTTCCTGGACGGCCGGATGCTGCGGCTGCTGATGGCGCCGGCCCGGGCCGGCGGTCGGAGCATGTTCAGCCTGGTCACCGCGTCATTCGGGATGTTCTCCAGAATCGTGCAGAAAGTCCTCGGCGCACAGTTGCTCAGTGATCTGTCCGGTTTCGTCGCCGCGCTCGACTCGATGTTCGGCGGTTTCCGGCAGCGCGCCGAACAGACGTACCGGATCCTGCAGGCCCGGGAGACGGCCTTCCTGCTGGTCGCGGCGCCGGAGCCGGACGCGGTCCGGGAGGCCGCCTTCTTCGCTGGTCGGCTCGGTGCCGAACGGATGCCGCTGGCCGGGCTGGTGCTCAACCGCGTGCATCGGCCGATGCCTGGTTTGTCGGCTGCGACGAGTTTGTCCGCCGCCGCCCGGCTGGACCAGTCCGGCGAACACGGCGCGACGGCCGACGCGCTCCGGGTGCACGCCGCGTTGGCACAGCAGGCGCAGCGGGAGGAGAAGGTGGCGGCCATGTTCACCGACGCCTTCCCGGACGTACCGATGACCGAGGTCCGGGCGCTGCCCGCCGACGTGCATGATGTCGACGGGCTCCGCACGATCGGTGCGGCGATCAGCCAGTCCGGATAG
- a CDS encoding WhiB family transcriptional regulator, which translates to MGMIADWPSLAACQSGDPDALFVQGAEQNVAKRICRGCPVRYECLADALDNRIEFGVWGGMTERERRALLRRHPQVQNWRKMFEAAMRDREKVLVPTT; encoded by the coding sequence ATGGGCATGATCGCTGATTGGCCCAGTCTGGCGGCATGCCAGAGCGGGGACCCGGACGCGCTGTTCGTCCAGGGTGCCGAGCAGAACGTGGCCAAGCGCATCTGTCGAGGCTGCCCGGTGCGGTACGAGTGCCTGGCCGACGCGCTGGACAACCGGATCGAGTTCGGGGTCTGGGGCGGCATGACCGAACGGGAGCGACGTGCGCTGCTGCGCCGTCACCCGCAGGTGCAGAACTGGCGCAAGATGTTCGAGGCGGCGATGCGCGACCGCGAAAAGGTACTCGTCCCGACCACCTGA
- a CDS encoding transglycosylase domain-containing protein — MRKRDHNLLTNAASLLICGLLAGVVVAAAAFPAVAMSGLAAKAGAETFDKLPSELTVKRAPQISYLYASDGKTPLATMYDENRRDVPLEDVSENMRAAIIAAEDHSFYEHNGVDVKGVARAFVANQGAGETTQGASTLTMQYVRLAIAYSATHPEDVIAATEDTNARKLREMKYAMQLTKELSKDEILERYLNIAPFGNGAYGVFAASQVYFSKQPADLTIDEAALLAGLVKAPTSFDPTTPGGYPLAVDRRNYVIDNMVTTGAITQEEADAAKAVELVVKGKRAPNGCVAANKNHWGFFCDFFYRWWMEQETFGATTYDRERRLKSGGYHIVTTLDVQTQDAAKKAVEDALKTGSKNALMVAAVEPGSGRVRGMAVNRNYKLDDPDNPQNKISSDPKKADKGIRGTYPNTTNPLLSGGGDITGYQFGSTFKIFPLVAALEKGYPLEYTINAKSPYESKYIVERGSPAACPNSNKYCPKNASPSMNGVHNMWSAFGASVNTYFIPLQEQVGAAAAIDVAQRLGITFRSANDARFAADPEGANQWGAFTLGVSNTTPLEMANAYATLAADGKYCTPIPVQEIRDQDGNSLDIANPQCKQAVSVEVARAAMDAARCPVGDRSSTTRCRSATAGGVRSAVGHPVAGKTGTTDAEKTATMVVTTKQLAVAGVLADPDWADTNAEMKHTIVNPAVYETLRDAMKGKDKKQFTPPSGKLVRGEQRSIPGVACQSIENARSRLAGAGFQVEVDRSGPVDSTCPAGTAAGTSPSGRTIKGGAVIIRISNGQGAQPSPGDNPPGGGPGNGPGRPGNPGNPDD, encoded by the coding sequence ATGCGGAAGCGAGACCACAACCTGCTGACCAACGCCGCATCGCTGCTGATCTGTGGGCTGCTGGCCGGCGTGGTGGTCGCCGCCGCCGCGTTCCCCGCAGTGGCGATGTCCGGCCTGGCGGCGAAAGCCGGCGCGGAAACGTTCGACAAGCTGCCCAGCGAGCTGACCGTCAAACGGGCGCCGCAGATCAGCTACCTGTACGCGTCGGACGGCAAGACCCCGCTGGCGACCATGTACGACGAGAACCGCCGCGACGTACCCCTCGAGGACGTCTCCGAGAACATGCGAGCGGCGATCATCGCCGCCGAGGACCACAGCTTCTACGAGCACAACGGCGTCGATGTCAAAGGCGTCGCCCGGGCCTTCGTCGCCAACCAGGGCGCCGGCGAGACCACCCAGGGCGCCTCGACACTGACCATGCAGTACGTCCGGCTGGCGATCGCCTACTCGGCGACCCACCCCGAGGACGTCATCGCCGCCACCGAGGACACCAACGCCCGCAAGCTGCGCGAGATGAAGTACGCGATGCAGCTCACCAAGGAGCTGTCCAAGGACGAGATCCTGGAGCGCTACCTCAACATCGCCCCGTTCGGCAACGGCGCGTACGGCGTCTTCGCCGCCAGCCAGGTCTACTTCAGCAAGCAGCCGGCGGACCTCACCATCGACGAGGCCGCGCTACTCGCCGGGCTGGTGAAGGCCCCGACCTCCTTCGACCCGACCACCCCGGGCGGCTACCCACTCGCGGTGGACCGGCGCAACTACGTGATCGACAACATGGTGACCACCGGCGCGATCACCCAGGAAGAGGCCGACGCCGCCAAGGCCGTCGAGCTGGTCGTCAAGGGCAAGCGCGCGCCGAACGGCTGCGTCGCGGCCAACAAGAACCACTGGGGCTTCTTCTGCGACTTCTTCTACCGCTGGTGGATGGAACAGGAAACGTTCGGCGCCACCACCTACGACCGGGAGCGGCGCCTCAAGAGTGGCGGCTACCACATCGTCACCACCCTCGACGTGCAGACCCAGGACGCCGCGAAGAAGGCCGTCGAGGACGCGCTCAAGACCGGCAGCAAGAACGCGCTGATGGTCGCCGCCGTCGAGCCGGGCTCCGGCCGGGTACGCGGCATGGCCGTCAACCGCAACTACAAGCTCGACGACCCGGACAACCCGCAGAACAAGATCTCCAGCGACCCGAAGAAGGCCGACAAGGGCATCCGGGGCACCTACCCCAACACCACCAACCCGCTGCTCAGCGGCGGCGGTGACATCACCGGCTACCAGTTCGGCTCGACGTTCAAGATCTTCCCGTTGGTGGCCGCCCTAGAAAAGGGCTACCCGCTGGAATACACGATCAACGCCAAGAGCCCGTACGAGTCGAAGTACATCGTCGAACGGGGCAGCCCGGCGGCCTGCCCGAACAGCAACAAGTACTGCCCGAAAAACGCCAGCCCCAGCATGAACGGCGTGCACAACATGTGGAGCGCCTTCGGCGCCTCGGTCAACACCTACTTCATCCCGCTGCAGGAGCAGGTGGGGGCCGCCGCCGCGATCGACGTGGCCCAGCGTCTCGGAATCACCTTCCGCTCGGCCAACGACGCCCGGTTCGCCGCCGACCCGGAGGGCGCCAACCAGTGGGGCGCCTTCACCCTGGGCGTGTCCAACACCACCCCGCTGGAGATGGCCAACGCCTACGCGACCCTCGCGGCGGACGGCAAGTACTGCACGCCGATCCCGGTGCAGGAGATCCGTGACCAGGACGGCAACAGCCTGGACATCGCCAACCCGCAGTGCAAGCAGGCGGTCTCCGTCGAGGTGGCCCGGGCCGCCATGGACGCCGCCCGCTGCCCGGTCGGCGACCGCTCCAGCACCACCCGGTGCCGCAGCGCTACCGCAGGCGGCGTCCGCAGCGCCGTCGGGCACCCGGTGGCCGGCAAGACCGGCACCACCGACGCGGAGAAGACCGCCACGATGGTGGTCACCACCAAGCAGCTCGCGGTCGCCGGGGTGCTGGCCGATCCGGACTGGGCCGACACCAACGCCGAGATGAAGCACACTATCGTGAACCCGGCCGTCTACGAGACGCTGCGCGACGCGATGAAGGGCAAGGACAAGAAGCAGTTCACCCCGCCGAGCGGCAAGCTGGTCCGGGGCGAGCAGCGGTCCATCCCCGGCGTGGCCTGCCAGTCGATCGAGAACGCCCGGTCCCGGCTGGCCGGTGCCGGTTTTCAGGTCGAGGTGGACCGTTCCGGCCCGGTCGACTCCACCTGCCCGGCCGGCACCGCCGCCGGCACCAGCCCGAGCGGCCGAACCATCAAGGGCGGCGCGGTGATCATCCGGATCAGCAACGGCCAGGGTGCCCAGCCGAGTCCCGGCGACAACCCGCCCGGCGGTGGACCGGGCAACGGGCCGGGACGCCCCGGCAACCCAGGCAACCCGGACGACTGA
- a CDS encoding helix-turn-helix transcriptional regulator, translating into MIQSPTGQEATDGADVSPTVQAWELGIRLRQRREELGMTAVAAGKATGIAQAYISGVEAGRVKLPAGRLAQLIEIYEIDPEDAAELEELRVGATRRAWWHQYSQLFPADFLRFLGYEAGADHVRSYDNELLHGLLQTEDYARAVIRGGNTYVRLTEMTRRVKARMARQARLTGPNPLNVSTVISEAVLRQQIGGPEVMRDQLNHLAELVSTHPDQIRIRVVPFTAGAHPALGGPFQILSFPSSRLPDLVWQEVLTSSDIIDQSARVADYTMTFAEAEERALSSQDSLALIRQIAKEMG; encoded by the coding sequence ATGATCCAGTCACCGACGGGCCAAGAGGCAACCGACGGCGCAGACGTCTCGCCCACCGTGCAGGCATGGGAACTCGGCATCAGGCTGCGCCAGCGCCGCGAAGAGCTGGGCATGACAGCGGTTGCCGCCGGCAAGGCGACCGGCATCGCCCAGGCGTACATCTCGGGCGTCGAAGCCGGCCGGGTCAAACTGCCAGCCGGTCGACTTGCTCAACTCATCGAGATCTACGAGATCGACCCGGAGGACGCAGCCGAGCTGGAAGAGCTGCGGGTGGGAGCGACCCGTCGCGCCTGGTGGCACCAGTACTCCCAGCTCTTCCCCGCTGACTTCCTCCGCTTCCTCGGCTACGAAGCCGGCGCGGATCACGTCCGCAGCTACGACAACGAACTACTCCACGGACTGCTCCAGACCGAGGACTACGCCCGTGCCGTGATCCGTGGCGGCAACACCTACGTCCGGCTGACCGAGATGACCAGGCGAGTGAAGGCGCGCATGGCACGGCAGGCTCGGTTGACCGGCCCCAACCCCTTGAACGTGAGCACCGTCATCAGCGAAGCGGTCCTCCGTCAGCAGATCGGCGGCCCGGAGGTCATGCGCGACCAGCTCAACCACCTGGCCGAGCTGGTATCCACGCATCCGGATCAGATCCGGATCAGGGTCGTGCCGTTCACCGCCGGAGCACACCCCGCGCTCGGCGGGCCGTTCCAGATCCTCTCGTTCCCATCGTCCCGGCTGCCTGACCTGGTCTGGCAGGAAGTCCTGACCTCCAGCGACATCATCGACCAGTCCGCTCGCGTAGCCGACTACACGATGACCTTCGCGGAGGCTGAGGAACGCGCGTTAAGCTCGCAGGACTCACTCGCGCTGATCCGCCAGATAGCCAAGGAGATGGGATGA
- a CDS encoding DUF397 domain-containing protein produces the protein MTPQVGTPDRDWFTSSRSSNNAACVEVRFAGDQVDVRDTKDRTGPTLAFDATTWTSFVNQLKSE, from the coding sequence ATGACCCCGCAGGTCGGCACCCCTGACCGGGACTGGTTCACGTCGTCGCGCAGCTCCAACAACGCCGCCTGCGTCGAGGTCCGCTTCGCTGGCGACCAGGTGGACGTACGCGACACCAAGGACCGCACCGGCCCCACCCTCGCGTTCGACGCCACCACCTGGACCAGCTTCGTAAATCAGTTGAAGTCCGAATGA
- a CDS encoding GatB/YqeY domain-containing protein produces MSTVKDRLTADMRAALKARDELTTSTLRMALAAIGTAEVAGKAKRELSDEEVLAVLTKEAKKRREAATAFADAGRVDQAAKEQAEGEVLDRYLPRQLDDVALAEIVATVLAEGGFSGKTQMGPAMKAAQAAVAGQAEGGRVAAEVRRQLGL; encoded by the coding sequence ATGAGCACCGTGAAGGACCGTCTGACCGCTGACATGCGGGCCGCGTTGAAGGCCCGCGACGAGCTGACCACCTCCACCCTGCGGATGGCACTGGCCGCGATCGGAACCGCCGAGGTCGCCGGCAAGGCCAAGCGGGAGCTCTCGGACGAGGAGGTGCTGGCCGTGTTGACCAAGGAGGCCAAGAAGCGCCGGGAGGCGGCGACCGCCTTCGCCGACGCCGGCCGGGTCGACCAGGCAGCCAAGGAGCAGGCCGAGGGGGAGGTGCTGGACCGCTACCTGCCGCGTCAGCTCGACGACGTGGCGTTGGCCGAGATCGTCGCCACCGTGCTGGCCGAGGGCGGGTTCAGCGGCAAGACCCAGATGGGCCCGGCGATGAAGGCGGCCCAGGCCGCGGTGGCCGGCCAGGCCGAGGGAGGCCGGGTCGCCGCCGAGGTACGCCGTCAGCTCGGCCTCTGA
- a CDS encoding metallophosphoesterase yields the protein MRKRTVFRLAAGTAALGAATLAYASLIERNMFTLRRFDVPVLAPDAEPLRILHLSDLHMMPDQRRKQAWVAALAGLDPDLVVVTGDNLAHPDAVPGALRALQPLLDLPGAFVFGSNDYTGPVWKNPFRYLLPRGERLPDHEPEGAELPVEDLREVLIGAGWHDLNNRRASFKAGGRLIDAVGVDDPHIDRDDYPTVSGAPAADADLSLALTHSPEPRVLDEMAADGFDLLLAGHTHGGQVCVPLVGALVTNCELPRSMAKGLHRWPGTDSWLHVSAGLGTHPTAPVRFACPPEASLLTLISR from the coding sequence ATGCGAAAGCGCACCGTATTCCGGCTCGCCGCCGGCACCGCCGCTCTCGGGGCGGCCACCTTGGCGTACGCCTCGCTCATCGAGCGCAACATGTTCACCCTGCGCCGGTTCGACGTACCGGTGCTCGCGCCGGACGCGGAGCCGCTGCGCATCCTGCACCTGTCCGACCTGCACATGATGCCGGACCAGCGGCGCAAGCAGGCCTGGGTGGCCGCGCTGGCCGGCCTGGATCCGGACCTGGTGGTGGTGACCGGGGACAACCTGGCCCATCCGGACGCGGTGCCCGGCGCGCTGCGCGCCCTGCAGCCGCTGCTGGATCTGCCGGGCGCGTTCGTGTTCGGCTCCAACGACTACACCGGACCGGTGTGGAAGAACCCGTTCCGCTACCTGCTGCCCAGAGGCGAACGCCTGCCCGACCACGAGCCGGAAGGTGCCGAGCTGCCGGTCGAGGACCTACGTGAGGTGCTGATCGGCGCCGGATGGCACGACCTCAACAACCGCCGGGCGTCGTTCAAGGCCGGCGGGCGGCTGATCGACGCGGTCGGCGTCGACGACCCGCACATCGACCGGGACGACTACCCGACGGTGTCCGGCGCGCCGGCGGCCGACGCCGACCTGAGTCTCGCGTTGACCCACTCGCCGGAGCCACGGGTGCTCGACGAGATGGCCGCCGACGGGTTCGACCTGCTGCTCGCCGGACACACCCACGGCGGGCAGGTCTGCGTACCGCTGGTCGGCGCCCTGGTCACCAACTGTGAGCTGCCCCGATCGATGGCCAAAGGGCTGCACCGCTGGCCCGGCACCGACTCGTGGCTACACGTCTCGGCCGGGCTGGGCACGCACCCGACCGCACCGGTCCGCTTCGCCTGCCCGCCGGAGGCGAGCCTGCTGACCCTCATCTCCCGCTGA
- a CDS encoding LacI family DNA-binding transcriptional regulator, translating into MGYAEKRGDYWRGRYKIEQGKYGTVRDDYGDTLRFRTKREAERAANDEEAKVRAGRRRDPAQSQTTFGQFVRRWYAVQDLAASTLQNYKRHIEEHLLPTFEHSIIADLTATDVAAWEKEERALGYAESSIKTWRATLHLILADAVDEGLRDANPATRRRGRGKRAGRSRNRGPEKAVTNPLGILLLAERAALLSGRDDEFVAVVLMGYTGMRWGELVGLESQYVRPSGLRVEWQLYELDTGEFHRCPPKDDSHRTLDLPVWLFELVSGHITRTQPKPCKCHGIKYVFRGYGAANGAPQRPGPKLSDVARRAGVSVGTTSAVLNNSGAVRDVTRAKVDAAVAELGYIRGGGSSGELAAHWRRNSFTTWLFRPAATGWYAKKAPQEARPVPVLADPWPGVPVRGRNATGRADSCWLPIAPRLTPHGLRHTHKTVMVELGIPPKLMDERMGHEDGSIQARYSHVTSDMRQRLVMGLTDQWAAALTARREMAPGSPVATLDRLLRAQG; encoded by the coding sequence TTGGGGTACGCCGAGAAGCGCGGGGACTACTGGCGCGGCCGATACAAAATCGAGCAAGGAAAGTACGGAACCGTTCGAGATGACTACGGTGATACCCTTCGCTTTCGCACCAAGCGTGAGGCCGAACGTGCAGCCAACGATGAAGAGGCGAAGGTGCGTGCCGGCCGCCGCCGCGATCCTGCCCAGAGTCAGACAACCTTTGGACAGTTCGTGCGCCGTTGGTATGCGGTTCAGGATCTGGCCGCCTCCACGTTGCAAAACTACAAGCGCCACATAGAGGAACACCTACTACCCACGTTCGAACACTCCATCATCGCCGACCTGACCGCGACCGACGTTGCCGCATGGGAGAAGGAAGAGAGAGCGCTTGGCTATGCGGAGTCGAGCATCAAGACCTGGCGGGCGACCCTCCACCTCATTCTTGCCGATGCGGTAGACGAGGGGTTGCGCGACGCTAACCCCGCCACGCGTCGCCGTGGGCGAGGAAAGCGCGCCGGCCGTTCCCGCAATCGTGGCCCGGAAAAGGCGGTTACAAATCCACTTGGAATTCTGTTACTCGCTGAGCGGGCAGCCCTTCTGTCCGGCCGTGATGACGAGTTTGTTGCGGTTGTTCTCATGGGTTACACGGGAATGAGGTGGGGTGAACTAGTGGGTTTAGAGTCTCAGTATGTTCGACCGAGCGGGCTGCGGGTGGAATGGCAGTTATATGAACTCGATACAGGGGAGTTTCACCGCTGCCCGCCCAAGGATGATTCTCACCGCACGCTTGACTTGCCCGTGTGGCTATTCGAGCTGGTGTCAGGGCACATCACCCGAACGCAGCCGAAGCCCTGTAAGTGCCACGGGATTAAATACGTCTTTCGCGGATATGGAGCTGCTAACGGTGCGCCGCAGCGGCCAGGGCCAAAGCTCTCGGACGTAGCCCGCCGTGCTGGCGTATCGGTCGGCACTACCTCGGCGGTCCTGAACAATTCGGGGGCGGTCCGAGACGTGACGCGCGCCAAGGTTGATGCTGCGGTCGCGGAGTTGGGCTATATCCGTGGCGGTGGGTCGTCGGGAGAGTTGGCGGCCCATTGGCGGCGTAACAGCTTCACGACATGGTTGTTCCGTCCAGCGGCTACCGGGTGGTACGCGAAGAAGGCACCACAGGAGGCGCGACCGGTGCCAGTGCTCGCGGACCCATGGCCTGGGGTGCCCGTGCGGGGCCGAAATGCCACCGGCCGTGCTGACTCATGCTGGCTGCCCATCGCGCCACGCCTGACGCCGCATGGACTCAGACACACCCACAAGACGGTCATGGTCGAGCTGGGCATACCTCCGAAGCTCATGGATGAGCGGATGGGGCATGAGGATGGCTCGATCCAGGCCCGGTACTCGCATGTCACGTCCGACATGCGGCAGCGGCTTGTGATGGGACTCACGGACCAGTGGGCTGCTGCGCTCACGGCACGTCGGGAGATGGCTCCTGGCTCACCCGTGGCGACGCTCGACCGGCTGCTGAGGGCACAGGGGTAG
- a CDS encoding bifunctional DNA primase/polymerase produces the protein MTDTTSLLAAALQFAARGWHVFPLRPNDKRPAVTDWEHRATTDADRIRRCWTAGNWNVGIACGPSGLVVVDCDTPKPDTVLPDPWRRPGIRDGGDVLADLADQHDQPYPCDTYTVGTRSGGTHLYYRQPDTDTPLRNTAGRLGPMVDTRAAGGYVVAAGSMVDRRPYTLTIDTNPTRLPDWLTALLRPAPLPPQRPVAVDLGGGRRAAYVGAAIRRQVDHLTAAPEGGRNHALYVSAVALGQLAAGGAITSGDVYAVLEPAARSLPGRQRLTDREIARTIASGLRAGAKRPRSVAA, from the coding sequence ATGACCGACACCACGTCGTTACTGGCCGCCGCGCTACAGTTCGCGGCGCGCGGCTGGCACGTCTTCCCGCTACGGCCGAACGACAAGCGGCCCGCCGTCACCGACTGGGAACACCGCGCCACCACCGATGCTGACCGTATCCGGCGCTGCTGGACCGCCGGCAACTGGAACGTCGGGATCGCGTGCGGCCCGTCCGGGCTGGTCGTCGTCGACTGCGACACCCCGAAACCCGACACCGTGCTGCCCGACCCGTGGCGGCGGCCGGGAATCCGGGATGGCGGTGACGTCCTGGCCGACCTCGCCGACCAACACGACCAGCCGTACCCGTGCGACACCTACACCGTCGGCACCCGCAGCGGCGGCACCCACCTCTACTACCGCCAGCCCGACACCGACACCCCGCTGCGTAACACCGCCGGCAGACTCGGGCCGATGGTCGACACCCGCGCGGCCGGTGGCTACGTCGTCGCCGCCGGCAGCATGGTCGACCGCCGCCCCTACACCCTCACCATCGACACCAACCCCACGCGCCTGCCCGACTGGCTCACCGCCCTACTGCGGCCCGCCCCGTTGCCGCCGCAACGGCCGGTCGCCGTCGACCTCGGCGGCGGCCGGCGGGCCGCCTACGTCGGTGCCGCGATCCGCCGCCAGGTCGACCACCTCACCGCCGCCCCCGAAGGCGGCCGGAACCATGCCCTCTACGTCTCCGCGGTCGCTCTCGGCCAACTCGCGGCCGGTGGCGCGATCACCTCCGGCGACGTGTACGCCGTCCTCGAACCCGCCGCCCGGTCCCTGCCCGGCCGCCAGCGGCTCACCGACCGGGAGATCGCCCGGACCATCGCGTCCGGGCTGCGGGCCGGTGCGAAGCGTCCGAGGAGCGTGGCCGCGTGA